A window from Sporichthya brevicatena encodes these proteins:
- the folP gene encoding dihydropteroate synthase, whose protein sequence is MGVVNVTPDSFSDGGEFFDAETAVQRGRYLMRTGADLIDVGGESTRPGAVRIEAAEELRRVIPVVAALANDGIPVAVDTTRAEVAADALAAGARLVNDVSGGLSDPEMVGLVAAAGVPYVLMHWRGPSVDMQSRAVYDDVVADVCRELQTRLDEVTAAGVDPEHVILDPGLGFAKTAEHNWALLARLHELHALGRPLLVAASRKAFLGRLLPDADGHPRPVDQREDATTAVSALAAAQGAYCVRVHEAGPTADAVRVAAAWTGAR, encoded by the coding sequence ATGGGCGTCGTCAACGTCACCCCCGACTCGTTCTCCGACGGCGGCGAGTTCTTCGACGCCGAGACCGCCGTCCAGCGGGGCCGGTACCTCATGCGCACCGGCGCGGACCTCATCGACGTCGGCGGGGAGTCGACCCGCCCGGGCGCGGTGCGGATCGAGGCGGCCGAGGAGCTGCGCCGGGTCATCCCGGTGGTCGCGGCGCTGGCGAACGACGGCATCCCCGTCGCGGTGGACACGACCCGGGCCGAGGTCGCGGCCGACGCGCTCGCGGCCGGGGCGCGCCTGGTCAACGACGTCTCCGGCGGCCTGTCGGACCCCGAGATGGTCGGGTTGGTCGCCGCGGCGGGCGTACCGTACGTCCTCATGCACTGGCGCGGCCCGAGCGTCGACATGCAGTCCCGCGCCGTCTACGACGACGTGGTGGCCGACGTCTGCCGTGAACTGCAGACCCGCCTCGACGAGGTGACGGCCGCGGGGGTCGACCCCGAGCACGTCATCCTCGACCCGGGCCTGGGCTTCGCGAAGACCGCCGAGCACAACTGGGCCCTGCTCGCCCGCCTGCACGAGCTGCACGCCCTCGGCCGGCCGCTGCTGGTCGCGGCCTCGCGGAAGGCCTTCCTCGGCCGCCTGCTGCCCGACGCGGACGGCCACCCGCGCCCGGTGGACCAGCGCGAGGACGCCACGACCGCCGTCTCGGCCCTGGCGGCCGCGCAGGGGGCGTACTGCGTCCGCGTGCACGAGGCGGGCCCGACCGCCGACGCCGTCCGCGTGGCGGCCGCCTGGACGGGAGCGCGATGA
- a CDS encoding nuclear transport factor 2 family protein translates to MSDEQRLIELNEDFYAAFEAGDLDRMDRIWANGDLAASVTCVHPGWPALRGRDEVLRSWAMIMANTTYIQFVLTDVEVHLGSDFAVLTCVENILTDDDEDDATTFAGAKGVATNIFRRTENGWQLWVRHGSPVISDTHDDDEG, encoded by the coding sequence ATGAGCGACGAACAGCGGCTCATCGAGCTCAACGAGGACTTCTACGCCGCCTTCGAGGCCGGCGACCTGGACCGCATGGACCGGATCTGGGCCAACGGCGACCTCGCGGCGTCGGTGACCTGCGTGCACCCGGGCTGGCCGGCGCTGCGGGGCCGGGACGAGGTGCTGCGCTCCTGGGCGATGATCATGGCGAACACGACGTACATCCAGTTCGTCCTGACGGACGTCGAGGTCCACCTCGGGTCGGACTTCGCGGTGCTCACCTGCGTCGAGAACATCCTCACCGACGACGACGAGGACGACGCCACGACCTTCGCCGGGGCAAAAGGCGTGGCCACGAACATTTTTCGGCGGACCGAGAACGGCTGGCAGCTGTGGGTCCGCCACGGCTCACCGGTCATCTCGGACACGCACGACGACGACGAGGGGTAG
- the folE gene encoding GTP cyclohydrolase I FolE translates to MVQPTSLPADDGGAKRPYDAKRAEDAVRELLYAIGEDPERDGLKDTPARVARAYAEMFSGLWQRPEDVLTTTFDLGHDEMILVRDIEMYSCCEHHLVPFHGLAHIGYIPAPEGRITGLSKLARLVDVFAKRPQVQERLTTQIADSLMRILEPRGAIVVIEAEHLCMTMRGVRKPGSRTITSAVRGSLLNATTRAEAMALIMESGPRR, encoded by the coding sequence ATGGTCCAACCCACCTCCCTGCCGGCAGACGACGGGGGCGCGAAGCGTCCCTACGACGCGAAGCGGGCGGAGGACGCCGTCCGGGAGCTGCTGTACGCGATCGGGGAGGACCCGGAGCGGGACGGGCTCAAGGACACCCCGGCCCGGGTGGCGCGAGCGTACGCGGAGATGTTCTCCGGGCTCTGGCAGCGGCCGGAGGACGTGCTGACCACGACCTTCGACCTCGGGCACGACGAGATGATCCTGGTCCGGGACATCGAGATGTACTCCTGCTGCGAGCACCACCTCGTGCCGTTCCACGGGCTCGCGCACATCGGGTACATCCCGGCGCCGGAGGGCCGGATCACCGGGCTGTCCAAGCTGGCCCGCCTGGTCGACGTGTTCGCCAAGCGCCCGCAGGTCCAGGAGCGACTGACGACGCAGATCGCCGACTCGCTGATGCGGATCCTCGAGCCGCGGGGCGCGATCGTCGTCATCGAGGCCGAGCACCTGTGCATGACGATGCGCGGGGTCCGGAAGCCGGGGTCGCGGACGATCACGTCCGCGGTGCGCGGGAGCCTGCTCAACGCCACCACACGGGCCGAGGCGATGGCCCTGATCATGGAGTCCGGGCCGCGCCGGTGA
- the hpt gene encoding hypoxanthine phosphoribosyltransferase, whose amino-acid sequence MNEGDLGSDLDRVLITEAEIQAKLHELAKQIDADYAGQDLLLIGVLKGAVMVMADLARALSSPVEMDWMAVSSYGSGTKSSGVVRILKDLDIDLAGKHVLVVEDIIDSGLTLSWLLRNLKMRQPASLEVFTLLRKPEAVQVEINVRYVGFDIPNEFVVGYGLDYRQRYRNLPFVGTLAQHVYQ is encoded by the coding sequence GTGAACGAGGGCGATCTCGGGTCGGACCTGGACCGGGTCCTGATCACCGAGGCGGAGATCCAGGCGAAGCTGCACGAACTCGCGAAGCAGATCGACGCCGACTACGCCGGGCAGGACCTTCTCCTCATCGGGGTCCTCAAGGGGGCGGTCATGGTCATGGCCGACCTCGCGCGGGCGCTGTCGTCCCCGGTGGAGATGGACTGGATGGCGGTCAGCTCCTACGGCTCCGGGACGAAGTCCTCGGGCGTGGTCCGGATCCTCAAGGACCTCGACATCGATCTGGCCGGCAAGCACGTCCTGGTCGTCGAGGACATCATCGACTCCGGCCTGACGCTCTCCTGGCTGCTGCGCAACCTCAAGATGCGCCAGCCGGCGAGCCTGGAGGTCTTCACGCTGCTCCGGAAGCCGGAGGCCGTGCAGGTCGAGATCAATGTCCGATATGTCGGATTCGACATCCCCAACGAGTTCGTCGTGGGCTACGGCCTGGACTACCGCCAGCGCTACCGGAACCTGCCGTTCGTGGGCACGCTCGCGCAGCACGTGTATCAGTAG
- the folK gene encoding 2-amino-4-hydroxy-6-hydroxymethyldihydropteridine diphosphokinase, with amino-acid sequence MTDTSPGVDDTLTGQLRPIRRAVLSLGSNTGDRETNLQNAIDAILDAPGIWGLSVSPVYESEPEKPEDGGKFYNAVLLVDTEMSGATLLERCHAVEEAFGRPRVGEDRSGPRRLDVDVVALADRVLDDPAITLPHPRAHKRAFVLLPWRDVEPDAELVTHGKIADLLTDLDTSTLRRTDVVLELPA; translated from the coding sequence ATGACTGACACCTCGCCCGGCGTCGACGACACCCTCACCGGCCAGCTGCGCCCCATCCGGCGGGCCGTGCTCTCGCTCGGCTCGAACACCGGCGACCGTGAGACGAACCTGCAGAACGCGATCGACGCGATCCTCGACGCCCCCGGCATCTGGGGGCTGAGCGTCTCCCCGGTGTACGAGTCCGAGCCGGAGAAGCCCGAGGACGGCGGGAAGTTCTACAACGCGGTCCTGCTGGTCGACACCGAGATGTCCGGCGCCACGCTGCTGGAGCGCTGCCACGCCGTCGAGGAGGCCTTCGGCCGCCCGCGCGTGGGGGAGGACCGCTCCGGTCCCCGCCGTCTGGACGTCGACGTCGTCGCGCTCGCCGACCGCGTGCTGGACGACCCGGCGATCACGCTGCCGCACCCGCGTGCCCACAAGCGGGCGTTCGTGCTGCTGCCGTGGCGGGACGTCGAGCCCGACGCCGAGCTCGTCACCCACGGCAAGATCGCCGACCTCCTGACGGACCTGGACACCTCGACGCTGCGCCGCACCGACGTCGTCCTGGAACTGCCGGCCTGA
- the ftsH gene encoding ATP-dependent zinc metalloprotease FtsH, whose translation MDVKRYLRGPVVWIIVAVLAVILVSRVFDAANGYKKVDTATVVDAINKDQVQKAELIGGASPRIQLELKGDVKNDKIQASYLERQGAELGKLLQDKKASGAIETYDISNPRQNFFVSLLVTLLPFVLIVVIFLFLMNQMQGGGSRVMQFGKSKAKLISKDTPKTTFADVAGAGEAVQELHEIKEFLEAPGKFQAMGAKIPKGVLLYGPPGTGKTLLARAVAGEAGVPFYSISGSDFVEMFVGVGASRVRDLFEQAKANAPAIVFVDEIDAVGRHRGAGLGGGHDEREQTLNQLLVEMDGFDVKGGVILIAATNRPDILDPALLRPGRFDRQIAVERPDLQGRHEILKVHARGKPVAPDIDLLSIARRTPGFTGADLANVLNEAALLTARSDGKLIDYKALDEAIDRVVAGPQKSSRLMNEKEKKITAYHEGGHALVAAALPNTDPVHKITILSRGRALGYTMVLPDEDKYSTTRNQMLDQLAYMMGGRAAEELIFHDPTTGAANDIEKATGLARAMVTQYGMTERLGAIKLGQDNGEVFLGRDMGHQRDYSEEIAAIVDAEVKKLIETAHNEAFQILADNRDILDNLVVALLEKETLNKEEVAEIFRDLNRRPQRPAWTGSDLRIPSNRAPVMTPKEIALANGAPVDDASTPPPSIPADNRPAYEPDPNSGLPGRPIWDPPTA comes from the coding sequence ATGGACGTCAAGCGTTATCTGCGCGGCCCGGTGGTCTGGATCATCGTGGCCGTTCTCGCCGTGATCCTGGTGAGCCGGGTGTTCGACGCGGCGAACGGCTACAAGAAGGTCGACACCGCGACCGTCGTTGACGCCATCAACAAGGATCAGGTCCAGAAGGCCGAGCTGATCGGCGGCGCCTCGCCGCGCATCCAGCTCGAGCTCAAGGGCGACGTCAAGAACGACAAGATCCAGGCGTCCTACCTGGAGCGCCAGGGCGCCGAGCTCGGCAAGCTCCTCCAGGACAAGAAGGCCTCCGGCGCGATCGAGACCTACGACATCTCGAACCCGCGACAGAACTTCTTCGTCTCGCTGCTGGTGACGCTGCTGCCGTTCGTGCTGATCGTCGTCATCTTCCTGTTCCTCATGAACCAGATGCAGGGCGGCGGCTCGCGCGTCATGCAGTTCGGGAAGTCCAAGGCGAAGCTCATCTCCAAGGACACCCCGAAGACGACGTTCGCCGACGTCGCCGGTGCCGGTGAGGCGGTGCAGGAGCTCCACGAGATCAAGGAGTTCCTCGAGGCCCCCGGCAAGTTCCAGGCGATGGGCGCGAAGATCCCGAAGGGCGTCCTGCTCTACGGCCCGCCCGGCACCGGTAAGACCCTCCTCGCGCGCGCCGTCGCCGGCGAGGCGGGCGTGCCGTTCTACTCGATCTCCGGGTCCGACTTCGTCGAGATGTTCGTCGGTGTCGGTGCCTCCCGCGTCCGCGACCTGTTCGAGCAGGCCAAGGCCAACGCCCCCGCGATCGTCTTCGTCGACGAGATCGACGCCGTCGGTCGCCACCGCGGCGCCGGCCTCGGGGGTGGTCACGACGAGCGCGAGCAGACGCTGAACCAGCTCCTCGTCGAGATGGACGGCTTCGACGTCAAGGGCGGCGTCATCCTGATCGCGGCGACGAACCGGCCCGACATCCTCGACCCGGCGCTGCTGCGTCCGGGTCGTTTCGACCGGCAGATCGCCGTCGAGCGTCCGGACCTGCAGGGCCGCCACGAGATCCTCAAGGTCCACGCGCGCGGCAAGCCCGTCGCGCCGGACATCGACCTGCTCTCGATCGCCCGCCGGACGCCCGGCTTCACCGGCGCGGACCTCGCGAACGTCCTCAACGAGGCCGCGCTGCTGACGGCCCGCAGCGACGGCAAGCTGATCGACTACAAGGCCCTCGACGAGGCGATCGACCGCGTCGTCGCCGGCCCGCAGAAGTCCTCTCGTCTGATGAACGAGAAGGAGAAGAAGATCACCGCCTACCACGAGGGCGGGCACGCCCTGGTGGCCGCGGCGCTGCCGAACACCGACCCGGTGCACAAGATCACGATCCTGTCCCGCGGCCGGGCCCTCGGCTACACGATGGTGCTGCCGGACGAGGACAAGTACTCGACGACGCGCAACCAGATGCTCGACCAGCTCGCCTACATGATGGGCGGCCGCGCGGCGGAGGAGCTGATCTTCCACGACCCGACGACGGGCGCCGCGAACGACATCGAGAAGGCGACGGGTCTCGCCCGCGCGATGGTCACGCAGTACGGCATGACCGAGCGCCTCGGCGCGATCAAGCTCGGCCAGGACAACGGCGAGGTCTTCCTCGGCCGCGACATGGGCCACCAGCGCGACTACTCCGAGGAGATCGCGGCGATCGTCGACGCCGAGGTCAAGAAGCTGATCGAGACCGCGCACAACGAGGCCTTCCAGATCCTCGCCGACAACCGCGACATCCTCGACAACCTCGTCGTCGCCCTCCTGGAGAAGGAGACGCTGAACAAGGAGGAGGTCGCCGAGATCTTCCGCGACCTCAACCGGCGTCCCCAGCGTCCGGCGTGGACGGGTTCGGACCTGCGCATCCCGTCCAACCGCGCCCCGGTCATGACGCCGAAGGAGATCGCGCTCGCCAACGGGGCCCCCGTCGACGACGCCTCCACCCCGCCGCCCTCGATCCCCGCGGACAACCGTCCCGCCTACGAGCCCGACCCGAACTCCGGGCTCCCCGGCCGCCCCATCTGGGACCCCCCGACCGCCTGA
- the folB gene encoding dihydroneopterin aldolase, translating into MQQLDRIALRGLRGFGRHGVLPSERANGQPFLVDVELGVDTRRAAKSDDLSDTVDYAGLADRVVALVEGEPVNLIETLAERIAAMCLEDPGVEQVQITVHKPEAPVSVAFEDVSVTIMRSRS; encoded by the coding sequence ATGCAGCAGCTCGACCGCATCGCCCTCCGGGGTCTGCGCGGCTTCGGGCGGCACGGGGTCCTGCCCTCGGAGCGGGCGAACGGGCAGCCGTTCCTGGTCGACGTGGAGCTCGGGGTCGACACCCGCCGCGCCGCCAAGAGCGACGACCTGTCCGACACCGTGGACTACGCCGGTCTCGCCGACCGTGTCGTGGCCCTCGTGGAGGGGGAGCCCGTCAACCTGATCGAGACCCTGGCCGAGCGCATCGCCGCGATGTGCCTGGAGGACCCCGGGGTCGAGCAGGTGCAGATCACCGTCCACAAGCCCGAAGCGCCGGTCTCCGTCGCGTTCGAGGACGTATCCGTGACGATCATGCGGAGCCGCTCATGA